The genomic stretch AATCATAACTGTCATATTAGTGTTTGTCACATCACTCCATGCCTATTTTCAAATATTGTAACTGTAAAAGCAGAAAACaagtggaaaaaaacacacaaagaatatatttttttctcacttaatgTTGAACACACAAGGGCATTTATCAAAGGATTGTTTTATAGTCCTGAAAGATAAATAAGACACATTCATATGTTAGTCCATGAGATGTATTCATCAATATGTCTTAAATTCACTGTTTGATGAATAAACCTGATCGAATTACACTGGGGTCCGTCTTATGTATCTCACATGAGAAAAATAAGCACTTTGATGAATAGGTTCAGTAGATTTTCAATGGCTGAATATTAAACAAATACTTGTGAAATAATCACATTCTAAAGAGATGCATCATtattgcagttcccctgagcaaaTATTAAACTTTTCCTAATATTCATGAATTCTTAATAAAATAATCTTAAGAACACCAGGTTTTGTTACTTGATTAATTAGATGTCTCGTTGTTCAAAGAAAAGACATATCTAGGAAAGACGCTTTGCCCTACATATTTCAAATATAGAACAGTGACAAATTGATAGGAAAAATAATCTCTGTgaccaaaccaaactgataaataTGGCATGTAAAGGTAGTCATATATATTTCACAAAGGTTCATTGCTTTGCAGTTCTCAAGTTGTACAAAAGGAATGAAACttctaagttgtttttttttctccgggAATATGGTATCTCACTTATAGAAAAAGTTGGCCGAGAGTCATTAATTATTGCTGTACCAGGCAGGCAATATGTCTGAATCTCCTCGATTTCATTTCTAAAGAGCTGCGAGAATTTTTCCGATGTCAAGGGTTCAGCTAATACTGACATGGAAATGCCATAATTACTTGAAATTATATTCTGTGGCATACTGTGAAATGAAACAACTGCACAGATGTAAGAATTGTATAAAATGTGCTAACCAATATGCATCTATGTATTTAAATGACTTAATTATAGTTTATGAAGGACTGATATGTTTCCTTTTTTATTTGGTACATGTATATATAAAGAACCAACAAAAATATAATTTCCCAAACAAACTTTCATGTTGAAAATACAAACATGAAGGGGTCAGTGCAATTATTTAGGATGGCAGATAAATGTAGATATGGTAATTAAGTAGCCCAAAAAAATgtgcaattacatttttaaagtataccttagttctaaatgtatttaaaaaaggaTGCCTTATGTGTGTTTGGGAAGTTGTGCAGAGTCTTATTGCATCTCCCGTGCCCCGGCGTATCCCTACGTTCTTCTCCAAACTGCCTCGTTCTGTCCCCCTATGGCCGGCACAGTCAGTGACCTCCAAACCAGACCTATTACATTGCGCATGAGCAGTATGTCCCCTACGCCAACTTGCGACTGTGCGTGCACAACCTTAGagtacatactgcgcatgcacagcgtaGTATGTCCGGATTGGAGATCGCTGACCACATTGACCGGGGGGACAGAACAAGGCAGTTTGGAGTAGAATGGAGGGTGGCAGCAAGGCCCGGGAGGTCCTGTAAGACTCTGCACAACTCCCCATACACATATAAAGCATCCTTTTATAAATACATTCAGAGTTAAGGTATCCTCTAAgcaaaaaccttgtagttttcCATCTTTCAGTGTTGCCATTTTCCTATGATGCACTTTTCTTTTGTCTTCCCttgttaaaggaaatctgaagtgaaaataaacgtatgatataatcgtttatatgtgtagtacagctaagaaatagaacattattagcccatatatgagtctcatatggtttccagtacaggaagagttaagaaacttcagttgttatctatgcaaaagcgcttctctgagctctccgaccaagcttggccggctacagtgctgttttctgaagcacttatatcaACCTGTTTCTcactgtttgtttaaggttttactgcaggaaagttcaaagggtcattagctctgctctgttgcatagtttaaaatacagagtgtagtttgtaaactgcagatattagagaataatgcaatgttataaaaagctatataactaaaaataaaaaatatgaaactcttttctttgctactaatgttatatgcattatccatactacatatacaattagttataacatacgtttttttttacttcagtgtccctttatttGTAGCACTCAGTGCTAAAGGACATCTAGTGGGAAGCAGGTATAATTTGGATGGTGACAGTATAACAGCAGAACTAAGAAGCATGCTCTAAAGGTAGGATGCAAAGGTTTCCTTTATACGCAAAAGTGACCACGTTATCCTTTGTTCTATTGTTGTATTTGTTGTAACTTtacaaataaattaaaatcaCCATAACGAGTTGACCTTCTATATGTGAATTTAAAGTACTCCTGTAGTTCACGTTATAgacatgtaaaaaaataagcacagCCGCACAACTCACCTACTCCTGGATCAGTTCTCTGCCTTTTGCACCTTGTAAGCTCGCCCGTTCTGCCGCTGTGTCCCCGTATCTGCCGGCATCTTTACTGCGCAGACACGGAAGTCATCTAAAAGTACTTCCAGTGTAGGAGTAGGTGAGTTGTGCAGCggtgctttttttttacaggtctttaATGAAGGACTGCTCAAGGGAGCGTGATTGGGAAGGATAACTTCCATATCCCCCCCATCCAGATTTGACGTTTAAGTCTAGTTGAagattttaactgtctagaactgGGAACGCTGGGGACACAGACCTAAGAGACTGGTGCTGGACAGTTACAGTTACACAGTGAAAACGTTTGTAATCAAATCCCCtattcagttcaggggtactttaaccacctcggcgttctgattccccaggatttccgtgcaaaaagtggtacaattaattttcagaacctttttcctgtaacttaccaaaatgagtcaagcaagagtttagtatacattatgagtataataaaagtgtcaaacacaaattcttgtcaaaaataaaataaaatttattaatgacaaacataaatagcttgcatttttaatcaatgcagaaatatcaagaaaacacagaaataaataaatgaaggcagaaaaATGTACACACAGTCTAGAGGTTTACCCCTAAAACACCTCCTTAGTGTGGTACTCCTTGAAACAAGGTATTAtacaaagtgccacgtcacaGTCTGGGCAATAAAAACGGCTCTCCTTTCTAATTTTTTTGCCGTCTTTGTCCTTTTTATTGCAGCAGACTACGCACCTCCTTGTAGGGGCTTGTTTCAGGGCAGTCGGCGGTAAATGTTCAGCAAAGTGGCGTCCAGAAAGCCGTGACGGGTTTACGACGTATGACgccctgcgccccggtctagCTGCTGACTCCGGTGGGGGGTGTTTGACACAGATGGCTTCTGTGAGCTTCCAGATGAAGTCGTGGTGGGGTACAGGACTGTCACTATTTTGTTTGTACAGGGCATAAGAGTTCCACATACATTGTTCCAGCAGGTGGCgaaaaatctttttgtagtatttccgctgctgtttgcggaCAGCCGGATAAAACGACATtgctccatcagccctgtccacactcCCCATCGTTTTGTTGTAATCCAACACTGCTTTGGGCTTCTCAACCTCCTGTCGACTCCTGGTAGTGGTGCGGGCAGTCTCTGCGTTGTGAACAGTGCTGAGGACGCACACATCCCGCTTGTCCCTCCACCTCAGAGCCATCATTTTGCCCTTCTGCCAGGCAACAACCTCCCCCTTCTTCAGCTTCCTGGCAGTAAAGGCCGATGGCATATGGCGACGGTTAGCCCTCACCGTGCCGTATGCGTCAGTCTTATGCTGGATCAGGTGTTCAAATAGTTCCGGGGAGCTGTAAAAATTGTCTGTCGTAaggcagtacccctgatccagcaaaGGCTCAATAAGAGTTAGTACAGAGGAGGTAGCACACCCAAACTCCCTGTACTGAGGTGCAAACTGTGTGCCTTTACCTGTGTATATCACAGAGTTCCATATGTAGCCGGTCTTGGCCTCACACAGCATAAaggacttcaccccaaagcgtgcccttttggatgcaataaattgcacccagctcagtctccccttGTACGCCATGAGGCTCTCGTCCACGGTGATGTCTCTGTCCGGAACGTACACAGCCTTGAAATTTGCAACAATCAGCTGAtagatctcccaaattttcttcaGCTTGGGAGCGGggtgggtggcctcatcaaactcaTCATTGTTGCTGAAGTGCAGGTACTTCATGATGAGGGTGAAGCGGGGCTCGGACATAACGGATCCAAAGAAAGGGGTACTGAGGATCTTgttagtggtccagtaccacttctgcagcggcttaccgacaactccctggaggatgatgaggcccaggaacacccagatatcatcacaggtgacaggttcccaCTTTTGGCTCCGAgagaacctgggtagagaagcaccctcctgctgctgcgctgCATACCGATTGGTCTCCTCTACGATTTACGGATGACCTCATCGGTGAGGAATAGCTCCAGGTAGGACAGCGGACTGTGGTCGCATGCGATCTTCTGCCCgggtgcccctgtgaaggggaacctgggtggcggagcttgagtggggctcTCCAGTTCACACCAAGTGCGTGCGACACTCACTGGCTCCTCGGTTTCGCCGTCACTGCTCTCCGACTCCGAAGACAGGTCACCGGGAACCTCGCTGTCCGTAGACTCCTCAACAAGCTCCTCCTCACTGTCGCTTCCCTCCAGGACATCCAGCAGCTCCTGGTCACACAAACGCCTCCGGGAAGACGAAGCCATGACCCCAAAGCAGGATACGGGGGTCAAAGGTcagcgacaggaaaaaaaaataaaaaaaaaatccagcaaatgcaaacacacagggaccacagcgtcttgaaaaagacTAATATAACTGCAATATGTATGTAGCAAAGACTGGAAAAGGCTGGAAAGGCAGAAATCACTCAAAGCACAGAAATCACAAAGCAGAGCTGACAAGCAGACTAAGCTATGGACACTGGGACTCTGAAAGAGGAAGAGGTGTAACGGTTCTGGGCTTTTATTTAGTGTGCACAGGTGTTTACTAAACATCTTTGAATTACTTTGGCATGATTGGATTACAATCAGCTTTGTGTACTGATGTAATCCAATTATGCAATGTATGAGACGGCCACCGGGGGGCGCCAGCTCAGcatcagaggaagttctgagtctgctgacatcagaggaagtggctgggcaGCGCCATCTTGCCTGCCCAGCCGATCATGGAGGAGAGCAAATGGGAGCCCGGGAGGGTGACAGAGGGaccccccagcagcagcagcaatacaaggagggagaaggagggagcCCACGGCAGCCCACTGAGCCACCTGGAGGTGGCAGATGCACAGCAAACTGACCAAATCGAGCCCGGGAGGGAGACAGAGGGactccccagcagcagcagcagaaggagggagCCCGCAGCAGCCTGCTGAGCCGACTGGAGGCCACATCAAACCCAGGAGGGTGACAGAGGGAcccccccagcagcagcagtacaagGAGGGAGCTCGTGGCAGCCAGCTGAGCCGCCTGGAGGCAGCTGATGCGCACAGAACAGCAGTGGTGAGTGACAGCACtgcatgacgagctgagctcgtcagaaACACTTTCAGCTTGTTtattctggacgagctcagctcgtccagaacgctaggcaggttaaagagaaactccgaccaagaattgaactttatcccaatcagtagctgatacccccttttacatgactgatcttttccttttcacaaacagaccatcagggggcgctgtatgactgatattgtggtgaaacccctcccacaagaaactctgaggaccgtggtactcctggcagttacctgtctgtgaaccttgttgcaatgtgggaaatagctgtttacagctgtttccaactttcaaaacagcaagcagcagctacatcacctgccaacagtaaaaatgtcaccatgtaataaatgtcagaatgtaaatcagggatttgaaagattttacaatgggcaaacactgactaaatcatttattgtaaaaatgaagcactttttttattaaattattttcactggagatcctctttgggcccttttccaccagcgcgtttgcgctggctgaatcgcaaaaacgcaaaccgctagcgattttacaatcgctatggttttctttttaacataggaatcgcggtagatcATTTCCACTAGCGCAATTCGTTTttggtcgggaacgcgaacgcgcggcggagcgatatttgccgcgattttgctatgcagtgcatagcatagcaaaatcgcggccgcgaacgtcggggaatcgccggtaattgcgattcagcaatcgctagtgttcagcgtgaacgctagcgattgctagtggaaaagggccctatagGAAGAGCATTTAATCTTTGCAGTTTAACTGATGTTGgctagacatttttttttaagtatagaCAGTTAGTCAACTGTTACAACTTTAATGATTTCACTACACTGTCTTTTCTACATTCTGACTTGCTTTCTTTATTTAATGGTATTTCTGCTGTAATACTTACAACTTACACTTCAACTTATAAAAATACTCTTCTCATCACAAAGCATTTAATGACAGATGCACTCAGTGCAGAATGTGTCTGTAAAGATTCCTTTTTTATCAAGGTATTGACATCCAAAGATAAACAAGTTAGTTTTAACTTTACAACTTCAAACTTCTTATTTTCTCTCAAGTTCTATGAGGTAAGGAAAGAAAAACCCAAGTATGTATATGCACAGATGCTCAAACATACTCAGGGCAAAAAAGAGGTACAATTCACATTCATTACACAGATGTCCATAGCTTAAATTGCTTAGCTACGTGTATGGCATTTAGCAgtcaaataaattaaaacattatttggctgcagggttGAATTTTCCTGCCATGGAGGAGGTGAGCCTTTCCCACactggcagggtatgcagatcTTTTATAGTTTACCTGCTCCCAATGCTGGACCGGCTTCTTCTCTTCATCCACCCATGGCGATACACCACCACTTTTGACATCTGATCACGTTATTTCATGTTATCAGGGCTCAGAGGATAGTGTCAGCAGTGCAGctccacccggtggtggaagaggggtaatgGAAGACACTTTTCCATCTGCCGGCTGAGGTTAAAATGAGTGCAGCatcttcaaacaaaatatttagtttaaccatttcagacCACAgttgtgttttcaccttcaggaaggaaacaatttttccctgtcagcgctcctctcaATCATTCACTaattactttatcactactcatcacacgtaaatgatctaaatctcttttttttcaccacaaattaagaTTTTCATGGgtaatacttgttttcagtaattactatattttctatgcattttataggcaaatacagaaaaagaaaagtaaaaatacacaatttctccatttccatcccccatagttcagaatcagaatcagaatcaattttatttcgccaagtaagtttgcacctacaaggaatttgtcttggcagttgcttaacaaacgcaatcaaaaacaatacaaggacagacagtgtgtatattacaagtcaaggacatttatgcaagtatagtggcagtaagcaatgtgagaattgttcatttacagttctgtgctgattactttcaagtcctagcagctctaacgtggttcagcattaagtatggctactgcttgaggaaaaaagctgttcctgtgtctggaggttttggtagcgattgaccggaatcttactcctgaaggcatgcgctggaagatggagtgagctgggtgagaggggtcagaggcaattttggttgctccctttctgcacctgctagcgtaaagatcctgcagggaaggtaagctacagccaattatcctttccgctgttcggatgatgcactgcagcctccccttttctaatgctgagcaggagccgaaccatacagtcatagatgatgttatggtggattcgatgattgcagtgtagaactgcatcattaaattttgaggtaggccaaactttttcagctgccgtagatggtacatcctctattgcactttcttgacaatagcagtgttgttgtcccattttaggttgtgtgagatagtggacccaagaaacttgaatgactctacctgggttattgtggatccatttatggttaaggggaggtgctgggggggggagatctcctaaagtctattatcatctccatggttttgagagcatttagttccaagttgttgctgctgcaccaggaggaaagctgtcccaccacatgcctgtatgcagactcgtccctgttttctatgagaccaactactgttgtttcatctgcaaacttcagagccTTAACAGAtgtatctgtggagatgcagtcattggtgtacagtgagtagagcagtggggaaagcacacatccctggggtgcaccagtactgactgtcagatagCTTGATGTgtatttaccaagtctaacatgctgtctcctgtcggttaggaaatcggttatccatttgcaaatggattcaggtatgtgtagctgggagagcttgctgtgtagcagagatggcattatggtattaaatgcagatctgtaatctataaataaaatcctggtgtagattcctggggtgtctagatgctctagtacataatgcatacacatgttcaaggcatcatctgcggatctgttaggcctgtaggcaaattgcagagagtccagcaggggatctgtgatagatttcagataagccattaacagtttttcgaatgctttcatgaccaatgatgtcagggcaacaggcctgtaatcatttaaacatgtaagttttgaattttttggaattggtacaatagttgagcttttaaaacaggccagaacaattgagagttcgagagatgctttgaatatgtctgtgaatacaggagcTAAATGATTGGCACAGAGTTTCAagcagttttaaaataagcaatgctactataaataaaacccactcaTTTTATTTTGCCATTAGTCCAGGCtagtacaacatttaaattatgttcctagtacaatgtatgtgtaGTTCTGTCTTGGTTTATTTTTGTGTCCTGTCAATTGTagcccttatgtactaaaataacagtaataaacgctcatgacatatatattttaaaaaaaagctgaatccttaaagagtaactgtcaggctgcagaagctaatttaaacctctattctcctgtgttaaacagtttagaaggaagccataaaggcattattgaagataaaaatctcttttaCCTTTGATATgttcttatcagaaaagctgttagacctaagaggacgcaagccgcatactataatgcaaagcattctggggccctcccctcggctgctaatgagacgtttcagcagcttgtaactcagtccagcgcgtagcactgataaatctccggggcagagtacactgcaggagtcagctattgttcctagccacatggctcattaatattcactgcacactgtgttgttcaagtaggagcttatctgtgatcaggaagcaggcaggacatgacgacacatttgacagaaaaacatggagcctgccatgagctgtcaggagcatctatctctgcatatactatatacaaattctgtgaagtacaaacgtggacagtgaaatgcatatgtaatgtaagtacagccaatctttagctactgatatatgtgtttattttctctgagaccttatacctaacagctcctctttaaggcaacgacatatgcattttttttatttgtttgcttgGTAACTGAGGTGGGGAAAGGGGGCTTTGGAAGGTAtcaattatattatttttttcaaataaaaaatctgtggtgtgtgtaatttaacttgttgccactagatggtgctagaaaCACTCCCTGGTGTTTAGgttatttttgttctttttttacttttattcatGTTCTTTGTTATGAATGACAACCACAGAAACCTATTTAAAGCACCAAACCTGACAGTATTTAGAGTAAATAGGAATAATTTCTTTATTGAGAACAtttcaaaatataaaaacaattaaaatcaacacaaggGTGAAGCGGGGGGTGACTTCATATTACGTAGTGTGCCACAATACTAAATATTAAGTAAGGATAAAACTCTttcaataaataaaaagtaatacAACAATTATATAAAGTGCATAATtctaacaataatacaatattaTGCCACACAAGACTATCATACACAATAGTACCTAATGAAAAAATTGGCCTAAGTAGAAAAATAAAGACAGACCAAGAAAGATAGTCTGAACAGTCCAGAGCAAACTAAAGTACAGAATAAGTGCTTACAAGTGAGGTAGGAGACCAACCCGACCGCAACAGCCTTAATGCATCTCGTGGAGACGTCCGCTTctgttatgaatggacatggctacTGATCAGGGTCATgcccattcattacaggcactgcgattggttcgggtaagccttgcttcccttccccaacTGCCAACATGGAGATACTGAGTCTGAGCGGCGGTCACGTGCACCCGCCACTTAAACACTGGATGAGAATACTCATCCAGTTATCATTAAGTGGTGCCTATTTGGAGGAGAATGCTCATTGAGATAGGTTAAAGATGCTAACAGGTTACAATTCGATCATGGAGAAGATATTCAGACATATGAAAATATAAGCCTTAAGGTGGCCGCTAACAATACAGTATCCTGAACGATCATTTCTGAACgattatttgcataaacattcagAAATGAACATTTGGAACCACTAATGGCAAAAAAgttctcctaaccaatccaatcagattgacagGATTGATCTGCAAATTGGATCAATTTCATTAGTCTGataggattggttaggagattttcatCTTTTAGTGGTCCCATACAATAATTTCCAATCGTTCATAAGATTTCGCCTGACTGCTTTTTTCAAACCCAGTAACATATCGAGACAGAAACTTGTACATTTTAGGGATTCAACACTCAAGGTCTACCAAAACAAGTTGGTGTGTGTAGTCCAGTGAACTGAAAAAGTTCCTAACCAATCCAATGAGATGAATGAAGTCGATCTGATTTTCGGATCAATCCCATCAATTTAGATCAGTtcagttaggagatttttgtcagtTAGTgttcccaaacaatcatttctgatcgttcatataaaaaaaaacatttgtaaatgATCATTCACcgaattgttttgtttttggccACGTAGAGTTATTAATAAGTAATTCTCAAAATTTCCTTCTTAATgttacaactctcaaatgaccaggGGGATCTGGAGAGCAATTGGTTACACCTTATGAGCCACAGCTCAGCAATGTCACCCAGAGACCATGGTCAATGTTGTGACGGATGTAGCAGTCTATATTCCCAGACCTATTCCAAACATGAAGATACAAGTTCTGTTTTTTGGCTGTACACAGTGCCACTTCCTAAATACCGTCATCTGAATGAAAAGCAAATAAGTGATGGCTAGCTAGCTAAATAGTCAGTCTATATAGGGGTTTGGTTCGGTTACAACTAAAATGTGTTGCAATAAATGAGGAGATATGTCAAGACACAAAATATATCTTATTTACTTGTATTTAGGAtgtaacctgaactcttgcacaggacagaaggaaaacacagagaaatgcaccctgtatgtagcctgtctaattccccctcatctgtgactaatcacaagtgtaatttgatctcttagctgtgtcagctcaggaatctcatctgccatggcagagccactaatttgtaaacacaagatgttaaccctatgtcggtttccattaaagcaggaaatagacacactgcagatttatcgcaggatttgtatcagctgtaacaaatacatgtttgtcTTTAAaagatattatgctgttgcgtatcttttagagctgatagGAAGTTATGGGTTCAGATTCGCTTTAAAGATCCTGCTGAGCTTATCTAACAATAAGTTATTTAAAGTGCAGAGTTTGAAAAAACATGTTAACAACAGACTATCCATTTTAAAAAGCAAATAGTTGTATTTGTGTGATGTAAACATAAATTAGTGTTTTGTTGTTTAACATTTATCTTATTTTAACGCTCCTAATTCACAAATTGCTGAGATTAGTGGCGAAAGCAGGATGACACAATATTATAAGTAGCTAGTGAGTTGTGTTCAGTAGTATCTATTCCAAAACAGAAAGAAGACAGTAGCTGTATAAAATGAGCTGTaagatacaattttgagtcctgaGCAAATACAGTTCATTTTCAACATAGTAAATGACTATTTGCTGATTATACATTCTGCAAGCATTTGTTCCACAGGTATCATGTAATCACTTTGTTAATTACTTCTTACAAGATATAATTGGTGAAAGAAAATTACTTTAAGCCAAACAGAAAATAATAGATCCTCCTGAGCATTGTGATATTTTCAGAAGACAAGATTACAAATATTAGTCAATTAGAAAGCGACTATCTAATGCTTGGAAAACAGCCAATTACAAGGTGACACATTACAATTTCAAACAGCATTTCTACTGATAATGATGTAATCTCCCTATTACCTTGTTACGTTTTTTAGTCATCAAAAACAAATTATGTTGATATGTGTTG from Hyperolius riggenbachi isolate aHypRig1 chromosome 5, aHypRig1.pri, whole genome shotgun sequence encodes the following:
- the LOC137519409 gene encoding piggyBac transposable element-derived protein 4-like encodes the protein MSEPRFTLIMKYLHFSNNDEFDEATHPAPKLKKIWEIYQLIVANFKAVYVPDRDITVDESLMAYKGRLSWVQFIASKRARFGVKSFMLCEAKTGYIWNSVIYTGKGTQFAPQYREFGCATSSVLTLIEPLLDQGYCLTTDNFYSSPELFEHLIQHKTDAYGTVRANRRHMPSAFTARKLKKGEVVAWQKGKMMALRWRDKRDVCVLSTVHNAETARTTTRSRQEVEKPKAVLDYNKTMGSVDRADGAMSFYPAVRKQQRKYYKKIFRHLLEQCMWNSYALYKQNSDSPVPHHDFIWKLTEAICVKHPPPESAARPGRRASYVVNPSRLSGRHFAEHLPPTALKQAPTRRCVVCCNKKDKDGKKIRKESRFYCPDCDVALCIIPCFKEYHTKEVF